DNA sequence from the Sinorhizobium alkalisoli genome:
CTCCCTTGCTGGCAATGAATGACCGCTACGTTAAATCTCGATATTGGATTAATAAAATTTATTCATCTGATGTCGGCATTTGGTATCTTAATGGGCATGGGCGCAGCCCGAACGACTGCGATCGTTCCGCTGCCGCTGCGCGTGGGCGCAGCGTTCGCCGCAAAAGACTGCATTTGTTATCTTGGATCAGCTTTCTTCACGCATAGGTCGGAGTCGGCGCGTATTCTCAAGCTGACGAGGTTAGGCCATGGCAGACATGAGCCACCGCATCTTCACTGTCTTCGGCGGGACCGGGTTTCTCGGGCGCCGCATTGTTCGGCATCTCCGCAGCGGCGGGTGTTCCGTTCGGATTGCAACAAGGCATCCGGATAAAGGCAAGAAGCTGTTTGGTTCCGATGATCCGCAGCTTCAATCGATCGAAGCCGACATCCACCACGAGCGCTCGATCGCCGACGCGCTTGGCGGCGCTCACGGTGTCCTCAATGCCGTCAGCCTTTATGTCGAACGCGGACGGCAGACCTTTCATTCCGTGCACGTCGAGGCGGCCCAGCGGGTAGCAGCTCAAGCACGCCGAGCCGGCGTCGAACGGCTCGTCCACGTTTCCGGAATCGGGGCGGATGCTGCCTCGTCATCGCGCTATATTCGCAAGCGTGGCGAAGGCGAACTGGCGGTTCGCGCCGCGTTTGCAGACGCCATATTGATCCGCCCGGCGGTGATGTTCGGGCCGGATGATGCGTTTCTCACCAACATCCTCAAACTTCTCCGCCGGCTTCCCGTCTATCCGATATTCGGCCGCGGCCTGACGAAATTGCAGCCGGCCTATGCCGACGATGTGGCGGAGGCGATCACGAGAGTGCTGCAGGGGGCCAAACCACATACGATCACATATGAATGCGGCGGTCCTCGCGTCTACTCGTACGCGCAGTTTCTTAAAGCCGTTGCGCACGAAGCCGGTCTTAGACCCATACTGCTTCCCGTGCCATTTGCCGCTTGGCAGGTACTGGCACGGGCGTTGGAATTGCTTCCCAGCCCGCCCGTCACCCGGAACCAGGTGGAACTGATGCAGGTCGACAATGTGTCATCGCCCGAGATGCCCGGATTTGCAGAGCTTGGAGTTTCGCCGCACTCCGTCGAGGAAATTCTCAAGGGCATGTTGCGGGACCCGCTGACTACTTAACTGAGGCCCGAGGCCGCGAGTGGCTACAGCGCGTTTGAGTCCGCAAGCTCTGCAATCCGCTTGCGAAGAAACGCTCTCTCCGGTTGCTGACGGCAGAGATCGAGGGCGGCCTGGTAGGCGAACCGCGCGTCGTGGAAACGCCCGAGCTGGCGAAGGAAATCGGCGCGGGCCGCATAGGCGAGATGATAGGTCCGCAGTTCGCCCCTCGACAAGATCGCTTCCACAATCTCGAGCCCTGCCGCCGGTCCCTTGCACATGGCAATGGCCACGGCACGGTTGAGTTCGACGATGGGAGATGGCCAGGCAAGCAGAAGCAGATCGTAGTGGGCGACGATGCGGCGCCAGTCGGTCTCTTTCGCAGTCCGCGCCCTCGCATGTTCCGCAGCGATGGCCGCCTGCAAGGCATAGTAGCCGATGGTCCGTCCGCGGGATGCCGTCTCGACCAGGGCAAGGCCCTCCCGGATCATTTCCGCATCCCAAAGCGAACGGTCCTGGTCGGCAAGCAGGACGATCTCGCCGGAGTTCCCCCGCCTCGCGGTCCGCCGAGACTCCTGCAACAGCATAAGGGCGAGCAGTCCCGAAACTTCGGCGTCCGGGAGAAGGGCCTGGAGCGTTCGGCAGAGGCGAATGGCCTCGACGGTCAGATCCGCTCTGGTGAACTCTCCTCCGGAGGAGGCCGAGTAGCCCTCGTTGAATACCAGATAGATGACGTGCAGGACGCCCTGAAGCCGGTCAGGCAGTTCGGCCTCATCGGGCACTTCGTAGGGGGTGGCCGCCGAGCGGATGCGGTTCTTCGCGCGAACGATCCGCTGCGCGACCGTGGCTGCGGGCATCAGGAAAGCATGCGCGATCTCTTCGGTCGTCAGCCCGCATATTTCCCTCAAGGACATGGCGATCTGCGCGTCCGCTGGAATGACGGGGTGGCAACAGGTGAAGATCAGGCGCAGCATGTCATCATCGATAATCTCGAAGTTCCCCACTTCCACGGCGGCGGCCGGATAGAGACTGTCCTCGACATCCTTCGCTCGAGCCTCGAAACGCGAACGTCTCCTCAGATGATCGATGGCCCGGAACCGCCCGGTCGAAACCAGCCATGCAGACGGGTTCGAGGGAACGCCATCGCGTGGCCAGCTTCGCGCCGCTTCGACGAATGCGTCATGCAGCGCCTCCTCCGCCCGATCGAAATCACCGAGCAGCCGGATCAAAGTTGCCAGCACCTTTCGGGATTGCGAACGGTAGATGTCGTCGATCAGCTTCTGCATGAAACATCTTTCGCCTTGTCAGTCCTTCTCCATGATGGAGTAAGCCGGGCGCACCTCCAGAGCGGCGAACCTCGCAAGTGGTGAACGGCTGGCGATGTGGAGGGCTTCGTCCATGCTTTCGGCCTTGAAGAGAATGATGCCACCGAGGAATTCCTTGATCTCGGCGAAGGGCCCGTCGGTGACCGAGACCTTGCCGTCGCGCGTGCGCACTGTTTTTGCGGTTGCCGGTGCCCGCAGAGCCTGAGCAAGGATCAGGTGGCCACCTTCGGCGAGCCCATCGTCGTAGGCCCTGCAGTCCGAGGTGAGCTTTTGCTGCTCCTCCTCGGACAGATCCTCGATTGCCGAGGTTTCGAACCATATCTGGCAAAGATAGTTCATCGCCCCCTCCTTAGGAATGATCGTCGAAATCAAGGATCGGCCGCACCTCTATGCTACCGAGCTTCGCGAGCGGGATGCCCGCGGCGATGCGGATCGCCTCGTTTAAATCCTTCGCCTCGACGAGGATGAACCCGGCGATCTGCTCCTTGCTTTCGGCGAATGGGCCGTCGGTCACCGAGATTTCGGCCTGACGCACTCGAACCACGACCGAATTCGACGGCGGCTGCAGTGCCTCGGCCGCAACCATATGGCCGCGCCTGGCGAGATCCTCATCGTATGCCAGGGAGTTCCGGTCGAGTTGGACCTGCTCCTCCTTGGACAAAGCCTCGAAGGTCTCCTCTTCGCACCAGACCAGACATAGATATTTCATACTGCGTTCCTCCTGTGGTTGACAGCCTGTTGACGATCAGCCCGGGCAGGTTTCGACAGAGCCCAGAAATTTTTCTGCGATCTGGCGAGCGCATGTCGAAATGCGATGCCGCCCTTCGACCATTGGTCGTCAATCCTCAGAAGGAGCGCCGGCCATGACCATCCTTGATGCCGCACTTTCAATTCAGATCCTCATGCGAGGCCAAGGGCTGAATGACATCAAAAATGGGGAGAGCCGCCGCGTTTTCTGGCGACTATGCGCTTTCGTGGCGATCCTGGCTACCACGGTCGGCGCGCTTGAAATCGCCACGCCGAAATCGCGGCTCGTCGCCGACCATGAGATGCTGCGCCTCATTTCAGCGGCAGTGCCAATCCCCGCTTCAGCGTCTTCAGGACGACATTCGTGGTGAATTTGCGGATGTTGGGGTTTTCGTTCATCAGCCGCTCGGCGAGCAGATCGAATTCCTGGATCGAGCCGCAGACGACGACGAGCGTATAGTCGCCGCGGCCGGTGATGCACCAAGCCTCCTGGACTTCGGGCGTTCTCGCGATCCATTGGTGCAGATTGACCATCAGTTCCGGCCGATCCCGCTCGAGCTCGAGTTCCACAAGCAGGGTCGCGCCGAAGCCGAGCTTTTTTGGATCGATGATGGAGACGTCACCAAGAATGATTTTCTCCGCACGCAAGCGCTGCAAGCGCCGCTGCGCCGACGATGTCGACAGGCCAGCCTTCATCGCAATCTCGTCGATCGTAGCCCGGGCATTCTCCTGCACGGTGCGCAGGATGGCCCGGTCGGTTGCCGTGAGCTTTGTGGGTGAAATATTCATTTTTTCATCCAATTAGGGAGATTCACTCGATCCTTGAACACTTCACTGCGACACTTTCCCAAGCAAGGCATCTATGCTGCCGCCATGACTGATTTGCAACATCTCCCCAGCGTCGACGGCATCCTTACCGCCTATGATGCAATCGATCCGCTCTTCCTGAACACGCCCCTGGTGCGGCACGCCGCGGCCGACGAGGCGCTCGGGCTGGAGTTCCATGCCAAGGTGGAAACGCTGAACCCGATCCGCGCCTTCAAGGGACGCGGCACCGACTGGCTTCTAGAGACGATGCCTGCCTCCGAGGCACCGCTCGTCACCGCTTCGGCCGGAAACTTCGGTCAAGGGCTCGCCTATGCCGCCGCCAAGCGGGGTCGCAAAGCGGTCATCTTCGCGGCGACGACCGCCAACCCGCTGAAGATCGTCGCCATGCGGCGCCTCGGCGCCGCGGTGCATCTGCATGGAGACGATTTCGACGCGGCTAAGACGGAGGCACGCCGCTTCGCCGAAGCAAAGACATATGCCTTCGTCGAGGATGGGGCGCATGGAGCAATCGCCGAGGGCGCGGGCACAATTGCGCTTGAGATCACGCGGCAGGCGGAACAGCGCGGCACGGCTTTCGACGCCATCCTCGTGCCGCTCGGCAACGGCGCGCTGCTGACCGGCGTCGGCACGTGGCTCAAGGCGCAGATGCCCTCGTGCCGCGTCATCGGCATCGTCGCCGAGGCCGCCCCTGCCATGCTGCTCTCCTGGCAGCGCGACGCTTTGATCAGCACACCTTCGGCACCGACGATCGCGGACGGTATCGCCGTTCGCGAGCCGATCCGATACGCACTCGCTTCGATGAAGGCAACCGTCGATGACGTCTGGACGGTCGGCGAGAATTCCATTCGCGCTGCCATGCGCTTCTGCCATACGCATTACGGTCTCGTCGTCGAACCGGCTGGCGCTGCCGGCGTGGCCGCGGCGCTCGAACACCGGGAAGAGCTCGCCGGGCAATCCGTGGCGACGATTCTGTGTGGCGGCAATCTGACACCGGAGCAGATGCGCGACTACCTTTGCGACGATCCGGTTGAACTGACCCGTCGCGCTCGTATTACTTAGCCTCGATCCCAATACGGGCGTAGGCTTCGGGCGGGGCATCATTGGCGCGCATGAGATCCTGCATGAGACGGATCATTGCCTCCTCGGCCTCCGGGGAAGAGATGGGCGAATCCTGTCCGGGATCATCGGCGAGGTCGTAGAGCCGGGTTTCGCTCTCAAGGAGCGCGCCGGGACCGTAGTTGTCGAACATCGGCGACCGCTTGATCACCGGTATCTTGAGAATGGGCGCCCCCTTCGTGAAGGGCATCGGCTGTGCCAGCGAAGCTCCGGCGAGTTCCTCCGGCGTGAACGGCTCCCAGATGTGCGTCGGCATCAGTGTGTATTGATAGAGCTCCTGCGCGCGAGGATCGGGTGGAAAGCGATGATAGGTATAGCGCCCATCGGTCACGTTGATCGCACCGCCGAAATAGCCGAATAGCGCGCCGTGCCGCAGCACGCCATCGGCGTCGAGCAGAGGCAGCAGGGAACGTCCCTGCATCTCGGCAGGGGCCGGCACGCCGAACAGATCGAGAAAGGTCGGCGCGAGATCGATGGTCTGGGTCAGGGCCGATCGCCGGACGCCGGCGCTTGCCCGTCGCCGCGGATCGTAGACGAAGAGCGGGATGTGTACGATCTCCTCATACATGTTCATCCGGTTCTTCGCCCAGAAATCATGCTCGCCAAGAAGAAAACCGTGGTCGGTGGTGACGACAAGCGCGGTATCGCGCCAGAGGTCATGCTGATCGAAATAATCGAGAAGCTCTCCGATGAGAACATCGCAGAGCGCAACGACGGCGTAGTAATTGGCGCGCAGTTCCTCGCATTCTTCCGGCAGCTCGTCGACGCGGCCATAGCGCGGCCAATCGCGAACCGGACCGTTCCAGCCCGTGGTGAATGCGTCGCGAAATCGCTGGGGCGCCATGAAAGGTTCATGCGGATCGAACGTCTCGATCTGCAGGAACCAGTTGTCCGCAGCCCGGTTTCGCTCGAGAAACTCCATACCGGTGGCGAAGCAGCGCACCGACGGGAACTCACTCTCCTCCCTGATGAACTCGCGGTTCGCGATGTTGCGGCGAAACTTGTCGCGTGCCGTCTCGCTGAATTGCCGCTCATGATACATCTGGCGCAGCCGCTCCCATGGTGGCTGCACCATCGCCTTCCAGGGGTCGCCCTCCTGCCCGCGGATGAAATCGTAGCTGTCATACCGGGTGTGATAGGTCGCGCCGCCGTCTTCGAAATAGTGGAAGTGATCGGTGACGAGGTGGCTGTACGCGCCGGCCCGGCACAGCATCTCGGGGAAGGAGTTGTCGAACGGCTCAAGCGGTCCCCAGCTCCTGTGGAGAAAGCTGAGCCGCCCTGTCTGCAGGTCGCGACGCGCCGGCATGCAGGGCAGGCTGCCGACGTAGTGGCGCTCGAACGTGGTCGCGCGCTCTGGCAAGCGGTCGAAATTGGGCGTCGGCAGACGCCTCCCTCCATATGGGGCGAGTACGTGTCGGTTGAGCGAGTCAAAAAGCACGAAAACGGCCTTCATCGTCCCGCGGCCTTCCCAAATAAAGCGGCTGGCGCGAATCCCTGGTCGGCCGACCGTCTGGCGCATCGGCCCGAAAATCGGACCCGATTTTCGGAAAGCTCGATGCGCAGATTCAAAGAGTTACAGCGACCTTTGCGCGTCTGAAAGCGTCTGAAAGACGCGCGGCGCTGTAAAAAAAAAGGCATCGGCTCATTTTCGCCGAAAGCGG
Encoded proteins:
- a CDS encoding complex I NDUFA9 subunit family protein codes for the protein MADMSHRIFTVFGGTGFLGRRIVRHLRSGGCSVRIATRHPDKGKKLFGSDDPQLQSIEADIHHERSIADALGGAHGVLNAVSLYVERGRQTFHSVHVEAAQRVAAQARRAGVERLVHVSGIGADAASSSRYIRKRGEGELAVRAAFADAILIRPAVMFGPDDAFLTNILKLLRRLPVYPIFGRGLTKLQPAYADDVAEAITRVLQGAKPHTITYECGGPRVYSYAQFLKAVAHEAGLRPILLPVPFAAWQVLARALELLPSPPVTRNQVELMQVDNVSSPEMPGFAELGVSPHSVEEILKGMLRDPLTT
- a CDS encoding RNA polymerase sigma factor, with amino-acid sequence MQKLIDDIYRSQSRKVLATLIRLLGDFDRAEEALHDAFVEAARSWPRDGVPSNPSAWLVSTGRFRAIDHLRRRSRFEARAKDVEDSLYPAAAVEVGNFEIIDDDMLRLIFTCCHPVIPADAQIAMSLREICGLTTEEIAHAFLMPAATVAQRIVRAKNRIRSAATPYEVPDEAELPDRLQGVLHVIYLVFNEGYSASSGGEFTRADLTVEAIRLCRTLQALLPDAEVSGLLALMLLQESRRTARRGNSGEIVLLADQDRSLWDAEMIREGLALVETASRGRTIGYYALQAAIAAEHARARTAKETDWRRIVAHYDLLLLAWPSPIVELNRAVAIAMCKGPAAGLEIVEAILSRGELRTYHLAYAARADFLRQLGRFHDARFAYQAALDLCRQQPERAFLRKRIAELADSNAL
- a CDS encoding YciI family protein gives rise to the protein MNYLCQIWFETSAIEDLSEEEQQKLTSDCRAYDDGLAEGGHLILAQALRAPATAKTVRTRDGKVSVTDGPFAEIKEFLGGIILFKAESMDEALHIASRSPLARFAALEVRPAYSIMEKD
- a CDS encoding YciI family protein translates to MKYLCLVWCEEETFEALSKEEQVQLDRNSLAYDEDLARRGHMVAAEALQPPSNSVVVRVRQAEISVTDGPFAESKEQIAGFILVEAKDLNEAIRIAAGIPLAKLGSIEVRPILDFDDHS
- a CDS encoding Lrp/AsnC family transcriptional regulator — translated: MNISPTKLTATDRAILRTVQENARATIDEIAMKAGLSTSSAQRRLQRLRAEKIILGDVSIIDPKKLGFGATLLVELELERDRPELMVNLHQWIARTPEVQEAWCITGRGDYTLVVVCGSIQEFDLLAERLMNENPNIRKFTTNVVLKTLKRGLALPLK
- a CDS encoding threonine ammonia-lyase; this encodes MTDLQHLPSVDGILTAYDAIDPLFLNTPLVRHAAADEALGLEFHAKVETLNPIRAFKGRGTDWLLETMPASEAPLVTASAGNFGQGLAYAAAKRGRKAVIFAATTANPLKIVAMRRLGAAVHLHGDDFDAAKTEARRFAEAKTYAFVEDGAHGAIAEGAGTIALEITRQAEQRGTAFDAILVPLGNGALLTGVGTWLKAQMPSCRVIGIVAEAAPAMLLSWQRDALISTPSAPTIADGIAVREPIRYALASMKATVDDVWTVGENSIRAAMRFCHTHYGLVVEPAGAAGVAAALEHREELAGQSVATILCGGNLTPEQMRDYLCDDPVELTRRARIT
- a CDS encoding sulfatase-like hydrolase/transferase, with product MKAVFVLFDSLNRHVLAPYGGRRLPTPNFDRLPERATTFERHYVGSLPCMPARRDLQTGRLSFLHRSWGPLEPFDNSFPEMLCRAGAYSHLVTDHFHYFEDGGATYHTRYDSYDFIRGQEGDPWKAMVQPPWERLRQMYHERQFSETARDKFRRNIANREFIREESEFPSVRCFATGMEFLERNRAADNWFLQIETFDPHEPFMAPQRFRDAFTTGWNGPVRDWPRYGRVDELPEECEELRANYYAVVALCDVLIGELLDYFDQHDLWRDTALVVTTDHGFLLGEHDFWAKNRMNMYEEIVHIPLFVYDPRRRASAGVRRSALTQTIDLAPTFLDLFGVPAPAEMQGRSLLPLLDADGVLRHGALFGYFGGAINVTDGRYTYHRFPPDPRAQELYQYTLMPTHIWEPFTPEELAGASLAQPMPFTKGAPILKIPVIKRSPMFDNYGPGALLESETRLYDLADDPGQDSPISSPEAEEAMIRLMQDLMRANDAPPEAYARIGIEAK